A region of Streptomyces cinnamoneus DNA encodes the following proteins:
- a CDS encoding response regulator: MTRVPVRILLCDDHAVVRAGLLALLGSEPDIDVVGEAGSGEEAVAAAAKLRPDVVLMDLQLGPGVDGVEATRRIAATGVHVLVLTTYDTDADVTRAIAAGATGYLLKAERPEELFAAIHSAAQGRTILSPPVASRVMSHLRGAARPSLTARELDILGQLAQGLGNREIARALFISQATVKTHLGRIYDKLGVDTRAGAVAVAKEQRLLP, from the coding sequence ATGACGAGAGTCCCCGTCCGCATCCTGCTCTGCGATGACCACGCGGTGGTACGCGCCGGGCTGCTCGCCCTGCTCGGCAGCGAACCCGACATCGACGTCGTGGGCGAGGCCGGCAGCGGTGAGGAAGCGGTGGCCGCGGCCGCGAAGCTCCGGCCGGACGTCGTGCTGATGGACCTCCAGCTCGGCCCCGGCGTCGACGGGGTGGAGGCCACCCGCCGCATCGCCGCCACCGGTGTGCACGTGCTGGTCCTCACCACGTACGACACCGACGCCGACGTCACCCGCGCGATCGCGGCGGGCGCCACCGGCTACCTGCTGAAGGCCGAACGCCCCGAGGAGCTCTTCGCGGCGATCCACTCCGCGGCCCAGGGCCGCACCATCTTGTCCCCGCCCGTCGCCAGCCGCGTCATGAGCCACCTGCGGGGCGCCGCCCGCCCCTCTCTGACCGCCCGCGAACTCGACATCCTCGGGCAGCTCGCCCAGGGCCTCGGCAACCGCGAGATCGCCCGGGCGCTGTTCATCAGCCAGGCCACCGTGAAGACCCACCTGGGCCGGATCTACGACAAGCTCGGCGTCGACACACGGGCCGGCGCGGTGGCGGTGGCGAAGGAGCAGCGGCTGCTGCCCTGA
- a CDS encoding sensor histidine kinase encodes MRHAAPADEAAYGPTGGTGPETGPGAPGAPAPALADATAPGERRLALVMHAAFFLLLAASLARFLIRHPGEPRTPWIIGLSAGLALLYPLGPAPPSRPAPRRLAWLGAVVAVWMVLVVLAPSFAWCAVPLFFTGLRTLPSRAALALVGVLTAFVVAAQLKLSAGGFDPNLVLAPPAVAAIAAAVFVHMQRQADRQRHLIDDLIRTRRELAATERREGTLAERQRLSMEIHDTLAQGLSSQQMLLQAADRVWAADPGAARRHVRTAASVAERNLAEARRFVHDLAPAGLADGGGLVEALRTLADHASQESAGLTVRCHVEGTALLPLPDRVTSALLRIAQGALANVREHAGATTATLTLTCLGDQVVLDIADDGSGFDAPAAVAPAGPGGRGHGLPAMHARVRQLGGTLTIESAPGEGTVVSAAIPLEPLS; translated from the coding sequence GTGCGGCACGCAGCGCCGGCGGACGAGGCGGCGTACGGCCCCACGGGCGGAACAGGGCCGGAGACCGGCCCCGGAGCACCCGGCGCCCCGGCCCCCGCCCTCGCCGACGCCACCGCTCCGGGGGAGCGCCGGCTGGCGCTCGTCATGCACGCCGCGTTCTTCCTCCTCCTCGCCGCGTCGCTGGCCCGCTTCCTGATCCGGCACCCCGGCGAGCCCCGCACTCCGTGGATCATCGGGCTCTCCGCCGGGCTGGCCCTGCTGTACCCCCTCGGGCCCGCACCGCCGTCGCGGCCCGCTCCCCGGCGCCTCGCCTGGCTGGGAGCGGTGGTGGCGGTCTGGATGGTGCTCGTGGTCCTCGCGCCCAGCTTCGCCTGGTGCGCGGTGCCGCTGTTCTTCACGGGGCTGCGCACCTTGCCGTCGCGGGCGGCGCTCGCCCTCGTCGGAGTGCTCACCGCCTTCGTGGTCGCCGCCCAGCTGAAGCTGTCGGCCGGCGGCTTCGACCCCAACCTGGTCCTCGCGCCGCCCGCCGTCGCGGCCATCGCCGCCGCCGTCTTCGTCCACATGCAGCGCCAGGCCGACCGGCAGCGGCACCTGATCGACGACCTCATCCGCACGCGCCGCGAGCTGGCCGCCACCGAGCGCCGCGAAGGCACCCTCGCCGAGCGACAGCGACTGTCGATGGAGATCCACGACACCCTCGCCCAGGGACTGTCCAGCCAGCAGATGCTGTTGCAGGCGGCCGACCGGGTGTGGGCGGCGGACCCCGGCGCCGCCCGTCGCCACGTCCGCACCGCCGCCTCCGTCGCCGAGCGGAACCTGGCCGAGGCACGCCGCTTCGTCCACGACCTCGCCCCCGCCGGCCTCGCCGACGGCGGCGGCCTCGTGGAGGCGCTGCGCACCCTGGCGGACCACGCGTCCCAGGAGTCCGCCGGCCTGACGGTCCGCTGCCACGTCGAGGGCACCGCGCTCCTCCCGCTGCCGGACCGCGTCACCTCCGCGCTCCTGCGCATCGCCCAGGGCGCCCTGGCGAACGTGCGCGAGCACGCCGGAGCCACGACGGCCACGCTCACCCTCACCTGCCTGGGGGACCAGGTCGTCCTGGACATCGCCGACGACGGCAGCGGTTTCGACGCCCCGGCCGCCGTCGCACCCGCGGGCCCCGGCGGGCGGGGCCACGGGCTTCCCGCCATGCACGCCCGGGTCCGGCAGCTGGGCGGCACCCTGACCATCGAGTCGGCGCCCGGCGAGGGCACGGTCGTATCCGCCGCGATCCCCCTGGAACCCCTGTCATGA
- a CDS encoding GlcG/HbpS family heme-binding protein, with the protein MTNTKKLLTTTAAVLAAGAVGAFSASAASPAAEAKSTVKADAADGNLTHSTHLTVAAATRAAQAGLDAAAKEGQKVSVAVVDRDGNTIVTLRGDGAGPQSYASAEKKAFTAVSWNAPTSVLVGRLAQTPNLKDIPGTLFLPGGAPVQAKGAPIAGVGVAGAPSGDLDEKFAQAGVAALNK; encoded by the coding sequence ATGACCAACACCAAGAAGCTCCTGACCACGACCGCCGCCGTCCTCGCCGCCGGGGCCGTCGGCGCCTTCTCCGCGAGCGCCGCCTCCCCGGCGGCCGAGGCCAAGTCCACGGTGAAGGCCGACGCCGCCGACGGGAACCTCACCCACTCGACGCACCTGACGGTCGCCGCGGCCACCAGGGCCGCGCAGGCCGGTCTCGACGCGGCCGCCAAGGAGGGCCAGAAGGTCTCCGTCGCCGTCGTCGACCGCGACGGGAACACGATCGTCACCCTGCGGGGCGACGGTGCGGGCCCGCAGTCGTACGCGTCCGCCGAGAAGAAGGCCTTCACCGCCGTGTCCTGGAACGCGCCGACCTCCGTCCTGGTGGGCCGCCTCGCCCAGACCCCGAACCTGAAGGACATCCCCGGCACCCTGTTCCTGCCGGGCGGCGCCCCCGTCCAGGCCAAGGGCGCCCCGATAGCGGGCGTGGGCGTGGCGGGCGCGCCCAGCGGCGACCTCGACGAGAAGTTCGCCCAGGCCGGCGTCGCGGCTCTGAACAAGTAA